A genomic stretch from Anopheles nili chromosome X, idAnoNiliSN_F5_01, whole genome shotgun sequence includes:
- the LOC128728456 gene encoding regulator of nonsense transcripts 2, which translates to MAAPEGNGNADDTPPGSTGANDDRAELDMFVASLQERYQQKAKLRQQNLAPERPAEEDFFRYDSSLKKNTAFVKRLKQFTAQQLPSLMQDASGLNLTKYISEVSAALVEAKLKMSDIAAALTLSNHLHQHYADFAPTLFENWQKLLQIRPGEKVANPSKMRVDLRFYAELISVGIFLNKTGLSLLGACLTGLIAQDKEEHVNLSIVLSFCKHCGDEYAGLIPTRITELARKYDVTLPVSPLLAPDKQGNLRNLLRDYYHSLEGHLRTEHKQLQQAEISRRKMLQSKGEVTPEKREQLAQLQASYEKLHASTSALADLLGEAMPQLEELIEPGAPAEGSVLDGKAGEELQFGNLDPWRDEETKSFYVDLPDLRQFLPNYCDKKQSGEGGQQEEEEDTEGSDLVPDMMAGPPITEETLDMELPELDTDLADMESTADLLEEDTPAEQDAPGELIEGAFPGSASNESDLAGGANAATGAGQAGAGGASGGAGTPSNQGNRRYFEQFVQNLQNCVNRELIDNAAIDFLLNLNTKSKRKRLVKVLFGVQRTRLDLLPMYARFVAIIDLVSPDMAHELCQMLKIDFKYHLKKKDQINIETKIKVVRYIGELVKFGIYKKLEALYCLRCLLLSFQHHHIEMTCAFLEVCGVYLYNCADSRMRTNAFLEQMMRLKMNTTMDGRHAQQVENCYYLVKRPEGLKVARKVRPLIHTYIRHLIFKELDKSNVDKLIKLLRRLDWDDQRTFDYAVRCLARAYNIRYHLIRSLADLVAGLNSYQERAIVRVIDTVFEDIRAGLEIYDNRLAQRRVAMVKYLGELYNYQLVDADNVLNTLYSIISFGVSLSHDGPPSAVDPPESLFRLKLACVLLDTCGQYFSSGEIRRRLDCFLVFFQQYYWFKKSHPCFVGGAPRSSAGVANDPGGGTVVGNTFAATTPGTAIVQKLAVSNPKDLFPILIDHMYRECLKSLRPKLKLYSSFEQAKTAVLELRHKLYPSDELERVSQEQDQTQQQHDAAESTDHEDSLQSDYCTSDAGDDVSEGYNIKIPMVKREDRDEDESPSPTVNGADLELEGYDEDEDDDDENENDMDNENDNDNDNDNDNDEDYECYDDDRDGDLEVEPELPPPQKQPEDLEFEREFERMASEYCQQRAKDSAKVNPKNVPIPISFRNETKKTYDQLQEPEHAKSDAVPFALMIRGKGKQQMYKTFEAPEDSQLAQYIREQERKQQEEKDSVKRLTLNISERLEEEDYQESLNQPIRTSDPLRMRPLKPTKFKHPKGVPDLDAIFH; encoded by the exons ATGGCGGCACCGGAAGGCAACGGAAACGCCGATGACACACCGCCCGGTTCCACTGGCGCGAATGACGATCGAGCCGAGCTGGACATGTTTGTGGCTAGCCTGCAGGAACGCTACCAGCAGAAAGCAAAACTACGTCAGCAGAACCTCGCACCCGAACGCCCGGCCGAAGAGGACTTTTTCCGGTACGATTCAAGCTTGAAGAAAAATACGGCATTCGTGAAGCGTCTGAAGCAGTTCACTGCCCAGCAGTTGCCATCCCTGATGCAGGACGCCTCCGGACTCAACCTAACGAAGTACATCTCGGAGGTTAGCGCCGCATTGGTCGAGGCGAAGCTGAAGATGAGCGACATCGCGGCCGCGCTGACACTATCAAACCACCTCCATCAACATTACGCGGACTTCGCGCCGACGCTGTTTGAGAACTGGCAGAAACTGCTACAGATCCGACCGGGCGAGAAGGTGGCGAACCCGAGCAAGATGCGCGTCGATTTGCGGTTCTACGCGGAGCTGATCAGCGTGGGCATTTTCCTGAACAAGACTGGCCTGTCGCTGCTGGGCGCTTGTCTGACCGGACTGATCGCGCAGGATAAAGAAGAGCACGTTAACCTATCGATTGTGTTATCGTTTTGTAAGCACTGCGGTGATGAATATGCTGGTCTGATTCCGACGCGCATCACCGAACTGGCGCGCAAATATGACGTGACGTTGCCGGTGTCACCGCTGCTGGCACCGGACAAACAGGGAAACCTGCGCAACCTACTGCGTGATTACTACCACTCCCTAGAGGGTCACCTGCGGACGGAGCacaagcagctgcagcaggcgGAAATATCGCGCCGCAAAATGCTACAGTCGAAGGGCGAGGTGACGCCGGAAAAACGCGAACAGTTGGCTCAACTGCAGGCGTCGTACGAGAAGCTGCACGCGTCGACCAGCGCGCTGGCGGATCTCCTCGGCGAGGCAATGCCACAGCTCGAGGAGCTCATCGAGCCGGGTGCACCGGCGGAGGGGTCTGTGCTCGATGGTAAAGCGGGCGAGGAGCTACAATTCGGTAACCTCGATCCGTGGCGGGACGAAGAAACGAAATCGTTTTACGTCGACCTGCCCGACCTGCGCCAGTTTCTGCCAAACTATTGTGACAAAAAACAATCCGGCGAAGGTGGAcagcaggaggaggaggaagataCGGAGGGATCGGATCTAGTACCGGACATGATGGCTGGACCACCCATCACGGAGGAAACGCTCGACATGGAGTTGCCCGAGCTGGATACGGACCTTGCGGACATGGAATCCACAGCAGACCTGCTGGAGGAGGATACACCAGCTGAACAGGATGCACCCGGCGAGCTAATCGAGGGAGCTTTCCCAGGCTCCGCTAGCAATGAGAGCGATCTGGCAGGCGGTGCCAATGCCGCCACAGGTGCGGGTCAGGCGGGAGCTGGGGGTGCTAGTGGTGGAGCCGGAACACCCAGCAATCAGGGCAACCGGCGGTACTTCGAACAGTTTGTTCAAAACCTGCAAAACTGCGTCAACCGGGAGCTGATCGACAACGCGGCGATCGATTTCCTACTAAACCTGAACACGAAAAGTAAGCGCAAACGGTTGGTAAAGGTCCTGTTTGGCGTGCAGCGAACCCGGCTCGATCTGCTGCCGATGTACGCGCGCTTCGTCGCCATTATCGATCTGGTTTCGCCGGACATGGCGCACGAGCTCTGCCAGATGCTCAAGATCGACTTCAAGTACCACCTGAAGAAGAAGGATCAGATTAACATCGAGACGAAGATCAAGGTGGTGCGCTACATCGGTGAGCTGGTGAAGTTCGGCATCTACAAGAAGCTGGAGGCGTTGTACTGTCTACGTTGCCTGCTGCTCAGCTTCCAGCATCACCACATCGAGATGACGTGCGCGTTTCTCGAGGTTTGCGGTGTCTACCTGTACAACTGTGCCGACAGCCGCATGCGCACGAACGCCTTCCTCGAGCAGATGATGCGGCTTAAGATGAACACCACGATGGATGGGCGGCATGCGCAGCAGGTCGAGAACTGCTACTATTTGGTAAAGCGGCCGGAAGGGTTGAAGGTGGCGCGCAAGGTGCGCCCGCTTATCCACACCTACATCCGGCATCTTATCTTCAAGGAGCTAGACAAGTCGAACGTGGACAAGCTGATCAAGCTGCTGCGGCGGCTCGACTGGGATGACCAGCGTACCTTCGATTATGCGGTACGCTGTCTGGCCCGGGCGTACAACATCCGCTATCATTTGATCCGGAGCCTAGCGGATTTGGTTGCTGGGTTGAACTCGTACCAGGAGCGGGCGATCGTGCGCGTCATAGACACCGTGTTCGAGGACATTCGAGCGGGGTTGGAGATCTACGACAACAGACTGGCGCAGCGGCGGGTTGCGATGGTTAAGTACCTCGGCGAGCTGTACAACTACCAGCTTGTTGATGCGGACAACGTCCTCAACACGCTGTATTCGATCATTTCGTTTGGTGTTAGCCTTTCGCACGATGGTCCCCCGTCAGCGGTTGACCCGCCTGAATCGCTGTTTCGGCTGAAGCTGGCCTGTGTGCTGCTGGACACGTGCGGGCAGTACTTCTCCTCCGGTGAAATCCGGCGCCGTCTCGACTGCTTTCTGGTGTTCTTTCAGCAGTACTATTGGTTCAAAAAGTCACACCCCTGCTTTGTGGGCGGCGCGCCTCGATCGTCGGCTGGAGTTGCGAATGATCCGGGAGGTGGTACCGTCGTGGGTAACACCTTCGCCGCAACCACGCCTGGTACCGCCATCGTCCAGAAGCTGGCCGTTTCAAACCCAAAGGATCTGTTTCCCATCCTGATCGATCACATGTACCGGGAGTGTCTGAAGAGCTTGCGGCCAAAGTTGAAGCTGTACAGTAGCTTCGAGCAGGCAAAAACGGCCGTGTTGGAGTTGCGCCACAAACTATACCCCAGCGATGAGCTGGAGCGCGTGAGTCAGGAGCAGGATCAgacacagcaacaacacgatGCCGCGGAATCGACGGATCACGAGGATTCACTGCAATCCGACTACTGCACGTCGGACGCGGGTGACGACGTTTCGGAAGGGTACAACATCAAGATACCGATGGTCAAGCGGGAGGATCGGGACGAGGATGAATCGCCCTCGCCGACGGTGAACGGGGCCGACCTTGAGCTGGAGGGCtatgacgaggacgaggacgatgacgacgaaaacgaaaacgacatGGACAACGAGAACGATAACGACAACGATAACGACAATGACAATGATGAGGATTACGAGTGTTACGACGACGATCGGGACGGTGACCTCGAGGTGGAGCCGGAGCTGCCTCCACCGCAGAAGCAACCAGAAGATCTCGAGTTCGAGCGCGAGTTCGAACGGATGGCGTCCGAGTATTGCCAGCAGCGGGCGAAGGATTCCGCCAAGGTTAACCCAAAGAACGTCCCGATACCGATCTCCTTCCGGAACGAGACGAAGAAAACCTACGACCAGCTGCAG GAACCGGAACATGCTAAGTCCGATGCCGTCCCATTTGCGTTGATGATCCGCGGCAAGGGCAAGCAACAGATGTACAAAACGTTCGAGGCGCCGGAAGACAGCCAGTTGGCGCAGTACATCCGCGAGCAGGAGCGCAAGCAGCAAGAGGAAAAGGACAGTGTCAAACGGCTCACGCTCAACATATCCGAGAGGCTCGAGGAGGAGGACTACCAGGAGTCGTTGAACCAACCGATACGCACCTCCGATCCTCTTCGCATGCGACCGCTTAAGCCGACCAAATTTAAACATCCGAAGGGTGTGCCTGACCTTGACGCAATCTTCCATTGA